One Ricinus communis isolate WT05 ecotype wild-type chromosome 1, ASM1957865v1, whole genome shotgun sequence DNA window includes the following coding sequences:
- the LOC8274734 gene encoding glutathione reductase, chloroplastic: MAATSLTTPKLTSATSLQSLYRKLPVTIPIPIPLSSSSLSLSKTLTFLSPSRRFALPLHRRHFSVIRADSGNGAEPSRRYDFDLFTIGAGSGGVRASRFASNFGASVAVCELPFSTISSDTTGGVGGTCVLRGCVPKKLLVYASKYSHEFDESNGFGWTYATEPKHDWSTLMANKNAELQRLTGIYKNVLKNAGVTLIEGRGKIVDPHTVDVDGKTYSARHILISVGGRPFIPEIPGSEYAIDSDAALDLPSKPEKIAIVGGGYIALEFAGIFNGLTSDVHVFIRQQKVLRGFDDEIRDFVAEQMSLRGIEFHTEESPQAIIKAADGSLSLKTNKGTVEGFSHIMFATGRRPNTKNLGLETVGVKMNKNGAIEVDEYSQTSVPSIWAVGDVTDRVNLTPVALMEGGALAKSLFLNEPTKPDYRAIPSAVFSQPPIGNVGLTEEQAVKEYGDIDAFTANFRPLKATLSGLPDRVFMKLIVSAKTGKVLGLHMCGEDAPEIVQGFAVAIKAGLTKADFDATVGIHPSAAEEFVTMRTPTRKIRADPPSEGTTDHEVKAAAGV, translated from the exons atggcagCTACATCTCTGACTACACCTAAGCTAACTTCTGCTACTTCTCTTCAATCCCTCTATAGAAAACTCCCCGTTACAATCCCAATCCCAATCCCTCTCTCTTCCTCCTCTCTATCTCTTTCCAAAACCCTGACCTTTCTCTCTCCTTCTCGCCGCTTCGCTCTCCCTCTCCACCGCCGTCACTTCTCTGTTATCCGCGCGGACTCCGGTAATGGCGCCGAACCTTCTCGCCGCTATGATTTCGACCTTTTCACCATCGGCGCCGGCAGCGGTGGCGTCCGTGCCTCCCGCTTCGCCTCCAATTTCGGTGCTTCTGTTGCTGTCTGCGAGCTTCCTTTCTCTACTATATCTTCCGACACCACCGGTGGCGTCGGCGGCAC ATGTGTTTTACGTGGATGCGTCCCGAAGAAGCTGCTTGTGTATGCGTCGAAATATTCGCATGAGTTTGATGAGAGTAATGGATTTGGATGGACTTATGCGACTGAACCGAAGCACGATTGGTCTACTTTAATGGCTAATAAAAATGCTGAGTTGCAGCGTCTTACtggaatttataaaaatgttttaaagaatGCTGGTGTCACTTTAATTGAGGGTCGCGGAAAG ATTGTAGACCCTCACACGGTTGATGTTGATGGGAAAACTTATTCAGCAAGGCACATATTAATTTCAGTTGGGGGGCGTCCATTTATTCCTGAAATTCCAGGAAGTGAATATGCAATAGATTCAGATGCTGCCCTTGATTTGCCATCAAAGCCTGAGAAAATTGCAATAGTTGGTGGCGGTTACATTGCCTTGGAGTTTGCTGGTATATTTAATGGATTGACAAGTGATGTCCATGTATTTATACGACAGCAAAAAGTATTGAGGGGCTTTGATGATGAG ATCAGAGATTTTGTTGCAGAACAAATGTCTCTGAGAGGGATTGAATTCCACACTGAGGAGTCACCTCAGGCTATTATTAAAGCAGCAGATGGTTCTCTTTCGCTGAAGACCAACAAAGGAACGGTTGAAGGCTTCTCCCATATCATGTTTGCAACAGGACGTAGGCCTAACACAAAG AACTTGGGATTGGAGACAGTGGGAGTAAAGATGAACAAGAATGGAGCGATAGAG GTTGATGAATACTCACAGACATCAGTTCCTTCCATTTGGGCAGTTGGTGATGTTACAGATAGGGTGAATTTGACTCCAGTTGCTTTAATGGAAGGGGGAGCATTAGCCAAATCTCTGTTTCTGAATGAGCCAACAAAACCCGATTACAG AGCAATTCCGTCTGCCGTGTTTTCACAACCGCCAATAGGGAATGTTGGTCTCACTGAAGAGCAG GCTGTAAAAGAATATGGTGACATCGATGCCTTCACAGCAAACTTCAGGCCTTTGAAGGCAACTCTCTCAGGGCTTCCAGATAGGGTTTTCATGAAATTAATAGTCTCTGCAAAGACAGGCAAAGTTCTGGGCCTGCACATGTGTGGTGAAGATGCACCAGAAATTGTGCAG GGATTTGCAGTTGCAATAAAAGCTGGTTTGACTAAGGCAGATTTTGATGCTACAGTAGGTATTCACCCAAGCGCAGCTGAGGAATTTGTCACTATGAGGACTCCTACACGAAAAATACGAGCAGATCCTCCATCCGAG GGAACGACAGATCATGAGGTTAAAGCTGCAGCAGGAGTTTAG